Proteins from one Eriocheir sinensis breed Jianghai 21 chromosome 27, ASM2467909v1, whole genome shotgun sequence genomic window:
- the LOC127003976 gene encoding uncharacterized protein LOC127003976: MAAEQDSESQLPDVERSQAEADERPRQGYIERDTTDRWKKASFVLAAAAILLLIGLATSLGVFLAKTECEPPSTLNNATTTFLGSAVPGTEVDYFCHAPLFFPGGSPSFTVTCNNDLQWSPEVPLCGIYSSRQCTFPDQNLTLASSPANPAGLEVKLTLDGSSPPQTVQLDIPRYENDLCAYGGTLQNTATFLSGRQRSPALLAATTLDNETAVVVVVVFESVDPTQLFEVRVRSVGFSLAVTVLQEAIIETIITSYPANSTTTAAMSTSAV; encoded by the exons ATGGCTGCCGAACAAGACTCTGAGAGTCAGCTACCTGACGTCGAGCGATCACAGGCGGAGGCAGATGAGAGACCTCGGCAGGGCTACATAGAAAGGGACACGACGGACCGATGGAAAAAGGCCTCCTTCGTTCTTGCAGCTGCTGCCATCCTTCTTTTAATTGGTCTGGCTACTTCTCTTGGAGTCTTTCTCG CCAAAACTGAGTGCGAGCCGCCTTCAACATTGAATAATGCCACAACCACCTTCCTGGGGTCGGCTGTCCCTGGCACTGAGGTGGATTATTTCTGTCATGCGCCTCTCTTCTTCCCCGGCGGCTCCCCGTCCTTCACTGTCACTTGCAACAACGATCTTCAGTGGAGCCCTGAGGTGCCTCTATGC GGCATCTATAGCAGTCGGCAGTGTACGTTCCCCGATCAGAACCTCACCCTCGCCAGCAGTCCTGCTAACCCCGCCGGCCTTGAAGTGAAGCTCACCCTAGACGGTTCCTCCCCACCGCAAACAGTGCAGCTTGACATCCCCAGATACGAGAACGACCTTTGTGCCTACGGCGGTACACTGCAGAACACGGCTACCTTTCTTTCAGGAAGACAGAGGTCTCCTGCATTACTAGCGGCTACCACATTGGATAACGAGACGGCGGTGGTTGTTGTG GTCGTCTTCGAGAGTGTGGACCCCACGCAGCTTTTCGAGGTGCGTGTGAGAAGCGTTGGATTCAGTTTGGCCGTCACGGTGCTGCAGGAAGCCATCATAGAGACTATCATAACCTCTTACCCCGCCAACTCCACGACCACAGCGGCTATGAGCACATCTGCCGTCTAG